In one Streptomyces sp. NBC_01288 genomic region, the following are encoded:
- a CDS encoding class I SAM-dependent methyltransferase, whose product MDNSGSGTGSFEDLVAEGVAVPTEGWDFSWFEGRATEARPSWGYARSAGDRLSRATTALDVQTGGGEVFDFALSRAAAQPPMLVAATEGWPPNVAKATELLRSRGVVVVAAAEDAPLPFADAAFDLVLSRHPVRANWPEIARVLRPGGTYFAQHVGPHSAFELVEHFLGPQPEAVSGARDPERERAGAEAAGLEIVELRAERLRMEFHDIAAVVHFLRKVIWMVPDFTVEAHEPQLRALHERIETTGPFVAHSTRHLFDIRKPHA is encoded by the coding sequence ATGGACAACAGCGGGAGCGGTACGGGCAGCTTCGAGGACCTCGTCGCGGAAGGCGTCGCCGTCCCCACCGAGGGCTGGGACTTCTCCTGGTTCGAGGGCCGGGCCACCGAGGCGCGGCCCTCGTGGGGGTACGCGCGTTCCGCAGGGGACCGGCTCTCGCGCGCGACCACCGCCCTGGACGTCCAGACCGGGGGCGGGGAGGTCTTCGACTTCGCCCTGAGCCGGGCCGCCGCGCAGCCCCCGATGCTCGTCGCCGCCACCGAGGGCTGGCCGCCGAACGTCGCCAAGGCCACCGAACTGCTCCGCTCGCGCGGTGTCGTGGTGGTCGCCGCGGCCGAGGACGCCCCGCTGCCCTTCGCCGACGCCGCGTTCGACCTCGTCCTGAGCCGCCACCCGGTCCGCGCCAACTGGCCGGAGATCGCCCGCGTCCTGCGCCCCGGCGGCACGTACTTCGCCCAACACGTCGGCCCCCACAGCGCCTTCGAACTCGTCGAGCACTTCCTCGGCCCCCAGCCGGAGGCCGTCAGCGGCGCCCGCGACCCCGAACGCGAGCGGGCCGGCGCCGAGGCGGCGGGGCTTGAGATCGTCGAACTCCGCGCCGAGCGGCTGCGCATGGAGTTCCACGACATCGCGGCCGTCGTCCACTTCCTGCGCAAGGTGATCTGGATGGTGCCCGACTTCACGGTCGAGGCCCACGAGCCCCAACTCCGCGCCCTGCACGAGCGGATCGAGACCACGGGCCCGTTCGTGGCGCACA
- a CDS encoding DinB family protein: MASDGTNTGTGNGDTGLPYHGDEKAMLHASLDRVRDAVLWKLDGLDEEQARRPMTPSGTSLLGLVKHLASVEYGYFVESYGREVEPLWFDAYQGEDMAAGPDETTEQIVAFYGRARAAADRTIAELPLDAVGRPPWRKHSVSLRWVLVDLIEETARHAGHMDIVRELIDGAAGDHRPG; this comes from the coding sequence ATGGCGAGCGATGGCACCAACACGGGTACGGGCAACGGGGATACGGGGCTGCCGTACCACGGCGACGAGAAGGCGATGCTGCACGCGAGCCTGGACCGGGTCCGGGACGCGGTGCTGTGGAAGCTGGACGGACTGGACGAGGAGCAGGCCAGACGCCCGATGACACCCTCGGGCACGAGCCTGCTCGGGCTGGTGAAGCATCTGGCGTCGGTGGAGTACGGCTACTTCGTGGAGAGCTACGGCCGCGAGGTGGAGCCGCTGTGGTTCGACGCGTACCAGGGCGAGGACATGGCCGCGGGCCCGGACGAGACGACCGAACAGATCGTCGCCTTCTACGGCCGTGCCCGCGCCGCCGCCGACCGCACGATCGCGGAGCTGCCGCTGGACGCGGTCGGCCGGCCGCCGTGGCGCAAGCACTCCGTGTCGCTGCGCTGGGTGCTGGTCGACCTGATCGAGGAGACGGCGAGACACGCGGGGCACATGGACATCGTGCGGGAGTTGATCGACGGGGCGGCGGGGGATCACCGGCCGGGGTAG